The segment GCGGAGAGGAGCGGAAAATTGCTCAAAAACAACGGCTTTCATAAAGGATTCCTAAACTATATCGCTTTTTACTTTATAACCGCACCCGCAGATAAGGAGCAAATTATTGGGTGCTAGCGCTTAATCGCCCCACTACCCTAAACACATCACCCTCTGGGCGCACCACAATCATTTCTCCAGAGTCCACACCGCTACCCACCAATGCCGTGATATTTACCTGATGGGTAACCAGCAGTAAATTCCCCGGCCCCTGCCATGCGGCAATCTGCTCTTGGGCGTCTTGAGTGATGGACGCTTTATCACCGCGCCCGCGAAAGAACGAATCCAGCCAGGGAGTAGGCTCGACAGAGCCCACCGCCATTAGCTCAGCGGTATCCAACGCCCGGCACCAGCTTGATGAGTACACCGCCGTAATAGGAATATCCCGCGCACGAAATGCACGACCAGTGGCTTCAGCCTGAGCGCGGCCAGCGGCAGAAAGGTTACGCTGAGTCTCACAGCGGCCACGCTCAAAGCCCGGCGGGTCACCAATGCCTGGGGCAATAGAGTGTCGCATTAGAATCACCAAGCCGCCTTCTTGGAGTGCTTGCCAAGTGGCGTCGTTTGCCTGGGCGCTGAGTGGCAACGCGCCCAACACACTGAACAGTAGAGCTAAGGTGAGGTAGCGTAGTGTGGACATGGGAGGCGTTCTCTATCAGTGGTGGTAAGTAACTACTCAATATTCTGAATCTGCTCCCGCATCTGCTCGATTAGCACCTTCAACTCCACCGCGCAGCGGGTCGTCTCTGCCACTACGGATTTTGACGAGAGCGTATTAGCTTCGCGGTTGAGCTCCTGCATTAGGAAATCCAGGCGTCGGCCTTTGGGGCCTTTCTGGGCAAGCTGGTGGCTCACTTCTTCGATATGCGCCGTTAGGCGGTCTAGCTCTTCATCCACATCGGCTTTTTGCGCCACCAGCACCAGCTCGGCTTCCAGGCGCTGGGGGTCAAGTTCAGTCTTGGCGACTTCCAGGCGCTCCAGTAGTTGGGCACGCTGGCGCTCCAGAATCTGCGGTAGCAGGCTGCGTACGGTGGCCACTTGCTCAGTCACCGCATCTAAGCGGGTGGTGATCATCTCGGCGAGCTTTTCGCCTTCACGGGCGCGGGCGTCTATTAACTCATTTAGCGCTTGGTCGAACAGCGCTTTGGCGGCGGCTTTGATGACCTCTTGATCGAGATGCTGAGTTTCCATTACGCCGGGCTGGTTGAGGAGCGCAAGCGTGGTGGGTGGCACGGCGGTAGGCACCTGCTGTTGTATGGCGGCTAAGGCATCGGCAATCTCTTTTAACCGCTGGGCATTCACCGCAGGCGCTTGAGCGGTATCGGCGCTCTCAAACCGCACGCTGCACTCCACTTTGCCTCGGGCCAGGCGAGTACGCAGTGCTTCGCGCAGCACCGGCTCTAGGTCGCGTAAACTTTCGTGTAGGCGAAAATGTGGCTCTAAGTAACGCTGATTCACCGAGCGAATTTCGACCTGCAGGGTGCCAAAGGGGGCGGCCTGCTCGGTACGGGCGAAGGCGGTCATGCTGTGCGTCATGGAAAAAACCTGTAGAGAGATTAGCGTGCTGGAAGTGTAGAGCATTCGCTAACACTCTTGTTTGAATTGACGCGTCTATTTATTCGATACGCTGAATACTGAACCAGTGTACGAACATCAAACACCCATGATGTCTGGCTGCACCTCAATAAGCAGACTGGCATCCGGCGATGGCGTATCCATCACCTCGAAGACGTGGTCGATCATCTCGCCCACATTTTGTCGTGCCATTATCAGGTGAGGGTGAAACGCAGCGGCCAGCGGGTCCCAGTCAAAGCAGCCAACAATCATATCGTCAAGCTGGTAACCGCCCCGCTGTAGCCAGCGCACGATCCCCTCAAGCGAAATCGTCGAGTTGACGAACATTGCGCTGGGAAGCGCGGTGCGGTGGCGCATATACGCCTCTAGCGCGACCTGGGCCTTATCGGCGGCATAGTCGCAGGGAATGATGTCTGCCTCAGAGGTGGAAAGCCCGCGTTCAGCGCGAGCCTGGGTGAATCCGGCAATCCGCTCGCGGGTATTGTGATCCTCCGCACGACCACCAATAAACAGGATGGTGTTGTCACTCGGCGTTAGGCTGGCTAGCTGATCAAGAATGGCGTGGGTCAGCTTTTGCGCGCCCTCTCGGTTATTGGAAATAATCGAGGGTGCCTTACCGCCGGGCAGATCCAGATTGATACTCGCCACTCCGCTCTCGTCACACATCGCAGAGATCGTGTCGGGATCAGTCGCCCCGGTACTGACCAAACACTCGACCCGGTAGGCGAGCATCATGCGCGCGGCCTCGCGCTCTTGGGTCGGGTCGCGGTTGGTACACGCAACAATTGCAAACAGCCCACGGCGCCTCGCCTGGGCTTCGAAATGCTGGGCTATCGAACTGAAATAGCGGTTGTCGTAAAGCGGCAGGATCATACCGATGATACCTGAGCGCTCGCGCCGCAAGGCACGGGCCTGCATGTTGGCCGAATAGCCTTCAGACTGGGCAAGGGAAAGAATTTTGTTAGCCAATTTTTTGCTGATACGACGCCGCTGCCAAGTGCCGTTGAGCACGGCACTGACGGTGCTAGGCGACGTTTCTGCCAACCTCGCTAAGTCGTAAATTGTCAGCCGCTTGGCTGAAGAGTCGCTAACCACCGGGCAGCTCCTTGCGATTAGATAAAAGTAGCATTGACGTGATGATGGAATAGATCAATCCTACACATTGCACAACCGATTGTGCATGCTCGTTTAAATGACAAAACCGATAGCGATTAAGCATCGCTTAAGTACCACTCAACGTATCCAGCACCGTGTAACGTTTTTATGCATTAAATTCCTATGCATTGTGAGCCTCGGAAGCGTCTGCGTCATTCCATTTGACCCTGGCGCAACGTACAGCAGCACTATTAAAGCGCTTCAATGCACGCTATTTCACTGACTGGGTTAGCCAACAGCAAGCAGGAAATCACAATGAAATACAAAGCACTTCTTACCGCGGCTACGCTAACAGGCATTATCGGCAGCGCCAGCGCAATGGCTCAAGAGCCTCCTACGATTGCCGTGGTCGCGAAGGTGGGTGGCATCCCCTGGTTCAATGCCATGGAGATGGGCATTGAGCAGATGGGTGAAGAGCTGGGCGTCGAGGCCTATATGGTAGGCCCCACCAGCGCTGACCCGGCCCTGCAGGTACGCGCGATTGAGGATTTGATCAGCCGGGGGGTTGATGTCATCGGCGTGGTGCCCAATGACCGTGAAGTACTTGAGCCGGTGCTTGAGCGCGCGCGTGAGCAGGGCATTATTGTGCTCACCCACGAGAGCCCCGAGTCAGAGAATATCGATTATGACTTTGAAATGATTTCGGCGCAGCAGCTCGGCGAAGAGCACGCCAAACTGCTCGCGGAGACCACGGGGTGCGAAGGCTCCTACGCTGTCTATGTGGGCGGTCTAAGTGTGCCCGCACACAACGCCTGGGCGGATGCGGCGGTGAACTGGCTGGATGAAAACTGCGCAGGCTTGACCCAAGCGGCTGAACGTTTCGGTGTGGCTGAGAGCGTCGACGATAGCCGTAATACCACTCTTGACCTGCTGCGCGCTCATGAAGACCTGGTCGGCATTATGTCATTTGGCAGCCAAGGCACCATCGGTGCCGCTCGTGCGGTTAAAGAGCGTGGTTTAGAGGGCGATGTCGCCGTCATGGGGCTTTTCTCACCGGGTCAAGGGCGTCGTTTGGTACATGAAGGGGTTATCACAGGTGGTTTCCAATGGAGCCCACTGGAAGCAGGTAAAGCGTTCGTCGCCCTCGGTGAGATGCTCTATAACGGTGAAGAGATTACCGATGGGGCTGAGCTTCCGGTGCTAGGCGACATCACCCTGGACGGCCACACGATCTTTGCCTCGCAGCCACTGGAGCTCAATAAAGAAACCGTGGATGAGTTGGCAGAGCTTGGCCTTTAAAACCGCGCTTATTCATTTGCTGTAAACGCTGCCGCGCTCAATGAGCGCGGCAGTTATGTTAAGAGAGCCGTCATGTCTAGAGAGGAGCCGCCGATGAGCGAGATCGCGATTCGAGCGCGTCATGTTAGCAAGGTATTCGGGCAAAGCCGGGTGCTGGATGATGTCGAATTCGAACTTCGCCGCGGTGAGGTCATGTGCCTGGCGGGCGAAAACGGCTGCGGCAAAAGTACGCTCATTAAAATTATCAACGGCGTTTACAAGCCCGAGCCGGGTGTTGAGTTTACGTTTGGAGATGAAATCCTTTCTGTGATTAGCCCGCTGGAGGCACGCAGCCGAGGCATCCATGTCATCTGGCAGGATCTGGCGCTCTTTCCACACCTCACTGTCGCGGAAAATATCGTCTTTGATGACTACGTTTCTAAGCCATGGCGGCCAATTTCGTATAAAAAAGCGCTGCAGCAATCACGCGAAATTATTCAGCAATTTGGTTTGAAACTAGATCCCACGGCCCGCGTTGAAGACCTTTCGATTGCCCACCGTCAGTTGGTCGCGATTTGCCGCGTGCTGCGTGCAGGTGCCAGCATTATTTTTATGGATGAGCCCACCGCCTCGCTCACCTACAAAGAGGTGCAGGCGCTATTGGCGATTACCCGCTCGCTGGCAGAAAAGGGCATTTCTATTGTGCTGGTCAGCCACCGCTTGGCGGAAGTGCTGGAGGTTTGCCAGCGGGTAACCGTACTGCGTAACGGCCAGTTGGTGGGCACCTACCCCACCGAGGGAATGACCCAGGCGCGGCTCTCCACGCTGATGACCGGCCTTGAGTTAGCGCTCACCCCCCGGGCTGAGACGCATAAAGGCGCACCGGTACTTGAGCTCAAGCAACTGACGCGTGCAGGCGAGTTTGCAGATATCTCTTTTACCCTGCACCGCGGGGAAATTCTTGGTTTAACCGGCTTGCTGGGCGCGGGGCGTACCGAACTCGCCCACACCATTTTTGGTATGACAAAGCCCACATCGGGCGAGATTCACAAGGATGGCCAGCCGCTCAAGCTACGCTCCAACCGCGACGCCGTGCGCCATAAGATCGCCTACCTCTCGGAAGACCGACTCCATCTTGGCCTGGTACAAAATCAGTCGATCAATATGAATACCGCCGTCACAGTGCTACCGACGCTTGAGAAACCGCGTTTTTTTCTCTCTCCCCAGCGCATTAAGGCGCTCACCGCCCACTGGATAGAACGGCTTAAAACCAAGGTCAGTGATGCCGAACTGGCGGTCTCGTCGCTCTCTGGCGGCAACCAACAGCGCATTGCGCTTGCCAAGTGGCTGGCGACCGAACCTGACGTACTGATTCTCGACTGCCCAACGATTGGTGTCGATGTGGGGGCTAAAGCGGGGATCTTCGAGATCATCCGCGGTCTTGCCGACCAGGGTGTGGCGATTATTTTGATCTCCGACGAAGCGGGGGAAATCTGGATGAATACAGACCGCGCGCTGGTACTGCGCGATGGGCGAATCTCTACCGAGGTGTTCCCCTCTGAAACAACGGAAGAAGCGCTGGAGGCGATCATCAATGCGTAATCTTTTATCGCGCACACGACTCGGCACCGAAGGGGTGCTGCTGGGCATTATTCTGGCGCTCTCGATAGTGCTGGCGCTGACCACCGACAGTTTCTTAAGCCTTCAGAACCTGTTTGACCTGCTCAACAATCAGTCGGTCAATATCATTTTTGCCGTGGGGCTGGTGGTCGTACTCATCGCGGGGGGCATTGATATCTCCTTCGCGGTGGCAGCGTCGGTGGTGCAGTACGTGGTGATGACTCTGCTCATCGAAACGCTGGGCGGCGGCAGCTGGGCACTGGGCATCATCCTCTCAATGCTCGTGGGCACCCTGCTGGGTCTGTTTAATGCGCTGCTGATTCACCGTTTTCGTATTGTTTCGATTATCGTCACTATCGGCACCTTTAACCTGTTTTTCGGGCTATTGATGTACTTCACGGGCGGGGTATCGATCTACGATATTCCCGACTGGCTCTACTACTCCATTCCTCTGCTCGACCTACCCGCCGAGCGCGGCTCGGCCACGCTCTACTTCCCCGCTGCCGTCATGGCGGTCATGGTCATGCTCACTTGGTTCATTCTGGCTCGCACCGGCTTCGGCCGTGCGGTTTATGGTTTTGGCTCTAGCCCCGAGGCCGCGCGCCGTTCAGGCGTGAGTGTGTGGAAAATTCACGCCTTCGCTTACGGCTGGCTGGGGTTATGTGCAGGGGTTGCAGGCCTTATGCAGGCGCATATTGTGCAAGAGGTGGTGCCCAACGCCTTGATCGGCCAGGAACTGCCGATTCTAGCCGCAGTAGTGCTGGGCGGCGCAACGCTGGGCGGCGGTCGAGGCTCAGTGCTTGGCGCCGTGCTGGGCGTGCTGCTGCTCGCCGTGGTGCAAAACGGCCTTAACCTGCTAGGTGTAACGCCCTACGCTTTCCGCATGATTGTCGGGTTGATTATTTTGATCGCGATCACGACCAGTAATTTGGGCAACCTGTTGCCCCGTTCAACCAGGGCTAAAAACGTATGAATAAGCCGCTGAACACGCCATCCAGTGCTGGCGTACGCCTGGGTGGCGATACCATCGAAGTGATGGCCATGACGGCCCTTTTGATCTTCAGCATCGTGTTTTTCTCGTTGCTGGCCCCAGGGTTCCTCTCCGCAACGAATTTCAGCTCAATGTCGATGCAGTTGCCAGAGCTTGGTCTACTGTCGCTGGCAATGCTGGTACCGATTATTTCCGGCGGGCTAAACCTCTCGGTTACTTTTACCGCCAATATTGCCGGGCTCACCACCGCCTGGCTGGTGCAAGGGTTACTGGCCGGCATGGGGATTCTCAGTGTGCCGATGGCGATTATGGCCGGACTTGTCGTGGGTGCTGCCGCCGGCTTTTTAATCGGCGTTATCGTCGCCTATGTGGGCGCCCATCCCATTCTGGTGTCGCTAGGTGCGATGATTTTTCTCCAGGGTGTGGGCGAGTTTTTAACTCGCGGCGGCGGTATTTCAGGTATGCCTGAGGTATTTCAAACCATCGGTAGCGGAAACTTTCTGGGCGTGCCAATTCCCATGTTGATCTTTCTCGGCGCCGCCGCTGGGCTGATGTACGTGATGCACTTTACCCGCACGGGTTTCTCAATCTACATGCTCGGGTCTAATCCCCGTGCTACCGAGTACTCGGGCATTAACGTCAAGCGCGTGCTGATCACCGTCTACACGATTTCCGGTCTGCTCGCTGGCCTCGCGGGTATGGTGATGCTCGCCCGCTTTAACTCCGTACGTGTAGGCCACGGCGAGAGTTACCTGCTGATTACCGTGCTGGCCTGTTTTCTGGCCGGGGCGAACCCCTTTGGCGGCTTTGGCCGCGTCCTCCCCCTGGTGCTGGGCTTGATGAGCCTGCAAGTAATTGCCTCGGGCATGAACCTGATGGGCGCCAGCCAACACCTGGCCACCGCGGTGTGGGGTGCTTTTCTAATTATAGTAATGGCACTGCGTATGCCGTTTATTAAACAGTCTTGAGTAAGGTTTTCCATGAGTCACCAAGAACATGTTCTAGGCATTGATATCGGCACTGGCAGCGCCCGGGCAGGCATTTTCACGCCGGATGGCGTGATGCTGGCCGAAGCGAAAACACCGATTGCCATGCATCGTCCTGCCGAGCATCACGTCGAGCAAAGCTCAACGGATATCTGGCGCGCTGTATGCAGCGCGACGCGGCGCGCCCGCGAGGCTGCCGGTGTGACGTCCGATTCCATCACCAGCATGTCGGTAAGCGCCACCTGCTCATTGGTGCTCCTTGATCAGCAGGATAAGCCGCTAGCGCTTTCACCGGGCGATGAGGCGTGGAATATCATCGTGTGGATGGATCACCGGGCAACCTTAGAAGCCGCTGAGTGCACGGCTACAAAGGGAGCACCGCTGCGCAACCTGGGTGGCGTCATGTCTCCAGAGATGCAGATGCCTAAGCTCATGTGGTTGAAGCGGCATCGGCCCGAGCTTTACGCCCAGATTGGCTACGCAGGTGATCTAGGCGACTGGCTTGGCTTTAAGTGCACCGGCTCTCTTGAGCGCTCGGTCTGCATGCTCTCCTGCAAGTGGACATTTGACCCTCGCCCTGGACATGGCTGGGATCATGCCTTCCTAAAGCAGATCGATATGCAGGATGTACTGGAGTGCGCCCGACTGCCCGAACAAGCCCTTCCCGTGGGCGTAGCACTTGGGCAGTTGACCGAAGAAGCCGCCGATGACTTGGGACTGACGACTCGGTGTACCTTCGCAGTGGGCATGATTGATGCCTATGCCGGTGCGCTTGGCACGCTAG is part of the Halomonas alkaliantarctica genome and harbors:
- a CDS encoding ABC transporter permease encodes the protein MNKPLNTPSSAGVRLGGDTIEVMAMTALLIFSIVFFSLLAPGFLSATNFSSMSMQLPELGLLSLAMLVPIISGGLNLSVTFTANIAGLTTAWLVQGLLAGMGILSVPMAIMAGLVVGAAAGFLIGVIVAYVGAHPILVSLGAMIFLQGVGEFLTRGGGISGMPEVFQTIGSGNFLGVPIPMLIFLGAAAGLMYVMHFTRTGFSIYMLGSNPRATEYSGINVKRVLITVYTISGLLAGLAGMVMLARFNSVRVGHGESYLLITVLACFLAGANPFGGFGRVLPLVLGLMSLQVIASGMNLMGASQHLATAVWGAFLIIVMALRMPFIKQS
- a CDS encoding YicC/YloC family endoribonuclease → MTHSMTAFARTEQAAPFGTLQVEIRSVNQRYLEPHFRLHESLRDLEPVLREALRTRLARGKVECSVRFESADTAQAPAVNAQRLKEIADALAAIQQQVPTAVPPTTLALLNQPGVMETQHLDQEVIKAAAKALFDQALNELIDARAREGEKLAEMITTRLDAVTEQVATVRSLLPQILERQRAQLLERLEVAKTELDPQRLEAELVLVAQKADVDEELDRLTAHIEEVSHQLAQKGPKGRRLDFLMQELNREANTLSSKSVVAETTRCAVELKVLIEQMREQIQNIE
- a CDS encoding FGGY-family carbohydrate kinase; amino-acid sequence: MSHQEHVLGIDIGTGSARAGIFTPDGVMLAEAKTPIAMHRPAEHHVEQSSTDIWRAVCSATRRAREAAGVTSDSITSMSVSATCSLVLLDQQDKPLALSPGDEAWNIIVWMDHRATLEAAECTATKGAPLRNLGGVMSPEMQMPKLMWLKRHRPELYAQIGYAGDLGDWLGFKCTGSLERSVCMLSCKWTFDPRPGHGWDHAFLKQIDMQDVLECARLPEQALPVGVALGQLTEEAADDLGLTTRCTFAVGMIDAYAGALGTLGRSLADAPERRLAVIGGTSTCHIGALPVRREVPGVWGPYPGALCNGFVANEGGQSITGALLDHLAALFSASSEFGDDLHGALSDLLLERLAAGDPAPDTHVCPDFIGNRSPLADPKIRGTITGLTLDTPRESFIKVYWAAATSLVYGTRAIIERMNAHGYAIDTLHLSGGHGRSALLRKLYADGTGCQVVLADAPEPVLLGVAVAALAAQANGEVLSVASGLSPGEQTLAPDQAMQALHTARYAAFKKLYEGRLD
- a CDS encoding histidine phosphatase family protein → MSTLRYLTLALLFSVLGALPLSAQANDATWQALQEGGLVILMRHSIAPGIGDPPGFERGRCETQRNLSAAGRAQAEATGRAFRARDIPITAVYSSSWCRALDTAELMAVGSVEPTPWLDSFFRGRGDKASITQDAQEQIAAWQGPGNLLLVTHQVNITALVGSGVDSGEMIVVRPEGDVFRVVGRLSASTQ
- a CDS encoding substrate-binding domain-containing protein, whose translation is MVSDSSAKRLTIYDLARLAETSPSTVSAVLNGTWQRRRISKKLANKILSLAQSEGYSANMQARALRRERSGIIGMILPLYDNRYFSSIAQHFEAQARRRGLFAIVACTNRDPTQEREAARMMLAYRVECLVSTGATDPDTISAMCDESGVASINLDLPGGKAPSIISNNREGAQKLTHAILDQLASLTPSDNTILFIGGRAEDHNTRERIAGFTQARAERGLSTSEADIIPCDYAADKAQVALEAYMRHRTALPSAMFVNSTISLEGIVRWLQRGGYQLDDMIVGCFDWDPLAAAFHPHLIMARQNVGEMIDHVFEVMDTPSPDASLLIEVQPDIMGV
- a CDS encoding ABC transporter permease; the encoded protein is MRNLLSRTRLGTEGVLLGIILALSIVLALTTDSFLSLQNLFDLLNNQSVNIIFAVGLVVVLIAGGIDISFAVAASVVQYVVMTLLIETLGGGSWALGIILSMLVGTLLGLFNALLIHRFRIVSIIVTIGTFNLFFGLLMYFTGGVSIYDIPDWLYYSIPLLDLPAERGSATLYFPAAVMAVMVMLTWFILARTGFGRAVYGFGSSPEAARRSGVSVWKIHAFAYGWLGLCAGVAGLMQAHIVQEVVPNALIGQELPILAAVVLGGATLGGGRGSVLGAVLGVLLLAVVQNGLNLLGVTPYAFRMIVGLIILIAITTSNLGNLLPRSTRAKNV
- a CDS encoding sugar ABC transporter ATP-binding protein gives rise to the protein MSEIAIRARHVSKVFGQSRVLDDVEFELRRGEVMCLAGENGCGKSTLIKIINGVYKPEPGVEFTFGDEILSVISPLEARSRGIHVIWQDLALFPHLTVAENIVFDDYVSKPWRPISYKKALQQSREIIQQFGLKLDPTARVEDLSIAHRQLVAICRVLRAGASIIFMDEPTASLTYKEVQALLAITRSLAEKGISIVLVSHRLAEVLEVCQRVTVLRNGQLVGTYPTEGMTQARLSTLMTGLELALTPRAETHKGAPVLELKQLTRAGEFADISFTLHRGEILGLTGLLGAGRTELAHTIFGMTKPTSGEIHKDGQPLKLRSNRDAVRHKIAYLSEDRLHLGLVQNQSINMNTAVTVLPTLEKPRFFLSPQRIKALTAHWIERLKTKVSDAELAVSSLSGGNQQRIALAKWLATEPDVLILDCPTIGVDVGAKAGIFEIIRGLADQGVAIILISDEAGEIWMNTDRALVLRDGRISTEVFPSETTEEALEAIINA
- a CDS encoding substrate-binding domain-containing protein, producing the protein MKYKALLTAATLTGIIGSASAMAQEPPTIAVVAKVGGIPWFNAMEMGIEQMGEELGVEAYMVGPTSADPALQVRAIEDLISRGVDVIGVVPNDREVLEPVLERAREQGIIVLTHESPESENIDYDFEMISAQQLGEEHAKLLAETTGCEGSYAVYVGGLSVPAHNAWADAAVNWLDENCAGLTQAAERFGVAESVDDSRNTTLDLLRAHEDLVGIMSFGSQGTIGAARAVKERGLEGDVAVMGLFSPGQGRRLVHEGVITGGFQWSPLEAGKAFVALGEMLYNGEEITDGAELPVLGDITLDGHTIFASQPLELNKETVDELAELGL